CGCGCCAACTCTTCCGGCATTGCTCTTGTAGCGGTTTAGTATTTCCGGGAGGCTTTCCTGCCGACTGTATTTTATTTACTGCTTAGAGCGGCGTAGGTTCCTGTAAATGTCGCGGCTACAGTTTCCCCAGAGTATATCTTTGAGGAGAGATTAATTTTTGCTCTTCCATTCCTGGAAAATTTCTCGATCAGTAAATTGATCTCATTAATATCGACAGTGCAAACAGCGCTTATCTCGCCATCTATAGGTTTCATGAAACCGGTTTCGCTTTTCGTAATGACGACAGAGGCTTGAAGATCGTTCTCCTTGATCTTCATCCATAGCAACCCCCAGCCGGATAAAACCATTATGGAATAAATACTCCCGCCGAAAGCTGTCTTTTTGTGATTTATGTTCGGCTCAAGAGGCGCGCATAGTTTTAATGTCGTGCCGTCATAACTTTTCACCCCTATCCCCATGGCCTTTGCCATAGGTATTTCTGCCTGCATTACCTCTTCCAA
The DNA window shown above is from Nitrospinota bacterium and carries:
- a CDS encoding thioesterase domain-containing protein; this encodes MKPEHEKISRELEEVMQAEIPMAKAMGIGVKSYDGTTLKLCAPLEPNINHKKTAFGGSIYSIMVLSGWGLLWMKIKENDLQASVVITKSETGFMKPIDGEISAVCTVDINEINLLIEKFSRNGRAKINLSSKIYSGETVAATFTGTYAALSSK